One window of Kosakonia cowanii JCM 10956 = DSM 18146 genomic DNA carries:
- a CDS encoding DHA2 family efflux MFS transporter permease subunit translates to MTDHSHENWRPASNPWAVAWVVTLAVFMEILDTTIVNVALPHVAGSLSASYDESTWVLTSYLVANGIVLPISAFLSRTFGRKQFFLICIVMFTVCSFLCGIATELWEIILFRILQGFFGGGLQPTQQSVLLDYFKPEDRGKAFGLSSIAIIVAPVLGPTLGGWITDNYSWRWVFFINIPVGIVTVLAIYQLLEDPPWERKSKQKLSIDWPGIGLIALGLGCLQVMLDRGEDEDWFNSDFTRIFAVLTAVGIVGAIYWLMYAKKPVVDLRCMADKNFTVSSLLMAGMAMILYGSSVVIPQLAQQDLGYTATWSGLVLSPGAILIVLTIPLVLKLMPVVQTRWIIAFGFFCLAASFWWTRSLTPDVDFETLVLFRSAQSIGLGFLFVPLTTIAFITIPRQLNADAAALFTMFRNVAGSIGISLSTAAITERSQAHMSHLSEHTSPFNEQFQLALRSMAESVRNFTSLAGDPFSNATGQMYKAMVAQSRILAYIDVFTILSVVAVLLIPFCLLLSPIKSEGSAGAH, encoded by the coding sequence ATGACCGACCACAGTCATGAAAACTGGCGTCCGGCCAGTAACCCGTGGGCGGTGGCGTGGGTCGTCACCCTCGCGGTGTTTATGGAGATCCTCGACACCACCATCGTCAACGTGGCGCTGCCGCACGTTGCCGGGTCGCTCTCCGCCAGTTATGACGAATCCACCTGGGTGCTGACCAGCTACCTGGTGGCGAACGGTATTGTGCTGCCCATCTCGGCATTTCTTAGCCGTACCTTTGGCCGCAAACAGTTTTTCCTTATCTGCATTGTGATGTTCACCGTCTGCTCCTTCCTGTGCGGTATCGCCACCGAGCTGTGGGAGATCATTCTGTTTCGTATTTTGCAGGGCTTCTTCGGCGGCGGCCTGCAACCGACGCAGCAGTCGGTGCTGCTGGACTACTTTAAACCGGAGGATCGCGGCAAAGCCTTTGGTCTCTCCTCCATCGCCATTATCGTCGCCCCGGTGCTCGGCCCGACGCTGGGCGGCTGGATCACCGATAACTACTCCTGGCGCTGGGTCTTCTTTATCAATATCCCGGTGGGCATCGTTACGGTGCTGGCGATCTACCAGTTGCTGGAAGATCCGCCGTGGGAGCGTAAATCAAAACAGAAACTCTCCATCGACTGGCCAGGCATTGGCCTGATCGCCCTCGGTCTTGGCTGCCTGCAGGTGATGCTCGATCGCGGGGAAGATGAGGATTGGTTTAACTCCGACTTCACCCGCATCTTTGCGGTGCTGACGGCGGTAGGCATTGTCGGCGCGATCTACTGGCTGATGTATGCCAAAAAGCCGGTGGTGGATCTGCGCTGCATGGCCGATAAAAACTTTACCGTCTCCAGCCTGTTGATGGCCGGGATGGCGATGATCCTCTATGGCAGCTCGGTGGTGATCCCGCAGCTGGCGCAGCAGGATCTCGGTTACACCGCTACCTGGTCAGGGCTGGTGCTCTCGCCGGGGGCCATATTGATTGTGTTAACCATTCCGCTGGTGCTGAAGCTGATGCCGGTGGTGCAGACGCGCTGGATCATCGCCTTCGGCTTCTTCTGCCTGGCGGCCTCCTTCTGGTGGACGCGCTCGCTGACGCCTGATGTCGATTTTGAAACGCTGGTGCTGTTCCGCAGCGCGCAGTCGATTGGTCTGGGCTTCCTGTTTGTGCCGCTCACCACCATCGCCTTTATCACCATTCCGCGGCAACTCAATGCCGATGCGGCAGCGCTGTTTACCATGTTCCGTAACGTGGCGGGATCGATCGGCATTTCGCTCTCAACGGCGGCGATCACCGAGCGTTCGCAGGCGCATATGTCGCACCTCTCCGAACACACGTCGCCCTTTAATGAGCAGTTTCAGCTGGCGCTGCGGTCAATGGCGGAGTCGGTGCGCAACTTTACCAGTCTGGCGGGCGATCCCTTCTCTAACGCCACCGGACAGATGTACAAAGCGATGGTCGCCCAGTCGCGCATTCTGGCCTACATCGATGTCTTTACCATCCTCAGTGTGGTGGCGGTTCTGTTGATCCCATTTTGTCTATTGCTTTCGCCGATCAAGAGCGAAGGCAGCGCAGGAGCACATTAA
- a CDS encoding efflux transporter outer membrane subunit, translating to MAWRHFPVTFLSLCLAGCAVGPDYQPAQPQTPARWNDPGDASVKSRATPQAVNPRWWTTFNSPQLNSLIERAIAGNLSLQQTVLRIAGAREQINQAGGAFLPAVNGSLQATRQQLGLEGELKSHDVYGQLQNADPAVSGALGALTQPVNLYQGSFDAQWELDLWGKVRRQVEATTAQQQQAIEQRNDALVSLEAEVARAWLQLRGAQSIIASLNTQIQSAQETFTLTQNRQQGGLSPQLDVENARAQAANLEAQLPQYQAQERQAMNALAVLLGKTPGALDSELRGTQPLPALPDVVPTGIPSTLARRRPDVREAEATLHAATAQIGVSVAQLFPSLTLSGQFGLRNSETNWLTDWSSHFYSFGPQVSIPIFQGGRLVSSVKLARAQQGAAVLNYRQTVLSALNDVENALVSYRADQQREASLDKTLEALQNAFSLASDSYRKGIASFLDVLDAQRQLAQASQQREQARVQSSLDLVALYKALGGGWEPYQNVQLPDYKVFGDAPRG from the coding sequence ATGGCATGGCGTCATTTTCCCGTTACCTTTCTATCACTGTGCCTTGCCGGGTGCGCGGTCGGGCCAGATTACCAGCCCGCGCAGCCGCAAACCCCGGCGCGCTGGAACGATCCGGGTGATGCGTCGGTAAAATCCCGGGCGACGCCGCAGGCGGTCAACCCGCGCTGGTGGACGACCTTTAACTCGCCGCAGCTTAACAGCCTGATTGAACGGGCGATTGCCGGGAATCTATCCCTGCAACAGACGGTGCTGCGCATTGCCGGTGCCCGTGAGCAGATCAACCAGGCGGGCGGCGCGTTTCTGCCAGCGGTGAATGGCTCGCTACAGGCGACGCGGCAGCAGCTGGGGCTGGAAGGGGAGCTGAAATCCCATGATGTCTACGGCCAGTTGCAGAATGCCGACCCGGCGGTCAGCGGCGCGCTGGGTGCCTTAACCCAGCCGGTCAATCTCTACCAGGGCAGCTTTGATGCCCAGTGGGAGCTGGATTTGTGGGGCAAAGTGCGCCGTCAGGTCGAGGCCACCACCGCCCAGCAGCAGCAGGCGATTGAGCAGCGCAACGATGCGCTGGTGTCGCTGGAAGCGGAAGTGGCGCGCGCCTGGCTGCAACTGCGCGGCGCGCAGAGCATCATCGCCTCACTGAATACGCAGATTCAGAGTGCGCAGGAGACATTCACCCTGACGCAAAACCGCCAGCAGGGCGGGCTATCGCCGCAGCTGGATGTGGAGAATGCCCGCGCCCAGGCAGCGAACCTCGAAGCGCAGCTGCCGCAGTACCAGGCACAGGAGCGCCAGGCGATGAATGCGCTGGCGGTGCTGCTCGGCAAAACGCCGGGCGCGCTGGATAGCGAACTGCGCGGCACGCAGCCGCTCCCGGCCTTGCCGGACGTGGTGCCAACCGGCATTCCTTCCACCTTAGCGCGCCGTCGCCCGGACGTGCGCGAAGCGGAAGCGACGCTGCATGCGGCGACCGCGCAAATCGGCGTCTCCGTCGCGCAGCTCTTCCCGAGCTTGACGCTTAGCGGCCAGTTTGGTCTGCGCAATAGCGAAACCAACTGGCTGACGGACTGGAGCAGCCACTTCTACAGCTTTGGCCCGCAGGTCTCAATCCCTATTTTCCAGGGCGGACGGTTGGTGTCGAGCGTCAAGCTGGCGCGCGCGCAGCAGGGTGCCGCGGTGCTCAACTATCGCCAGACGGTGCTCAGCGCGCTGAACGATGTCGAGAATGCGCTGGTCAGCTACCGTGCCGATCAGCAGCGTGAAGCGAGCCTCGATAAGACGCTGGAAGCGTTGCAGAACGCCTTTTCGCTTGCCAGCGACAGTTACCGCAAAGGGATTGCCAGCTTCCTCGATGTGCTCGACGCCCAGCGCCAGCTGGCGCAGGCGAGCCAGCAGCGCGAGCAGGCGCGGGTGCAGAGCAGCCTCGATCTCGTCGCGCTCTACAAAGCCCTCGGCGGCGGCTGGGAGCCGTACCAGAACGTGCAACTGCCTGATTACAAAGTCTTTGGCGACGCGCCGCGCGGATAA
- a CDS encoding aldo/keto reductase — translation MRYKKLGNTGLFVSELCLGTMTFGGQEDMWGKIGQLQQAQAEELVGRALDAGINFIDTADVYSGGRSEEITGQALKNLKVPRENVVVATKVFGETGTAGVNSRGSSRFHIIQSVKASLKRLQLDHIDLYQLHGFDPATPMEETLYALDTLVQHGHVRYIGVSNWAAWQIAKALGISERLGLARFASLQAYYTIAGRDLERELVPMMQSENVGLMVWSPLAGGLLSGKYSRDGKAEAGGRRVEFDFPPVNKDRAFDCVDVMRTIADSKGVSVAQIALAWLLHQQAVTSVIIGAKRPEQLDDNLAATTVQLSDEELKQLDAVSALPGEYPGWMLERQGEYRRNQLNQQ, via the coding sequence ATGCGCTACAAAAAACTGGGCAATACCGGACTGTTTGTTTCTGAACTCTGCCTCGGCACCATGACCTTCGGCGGTCAGGAGGATATGTGGGGCAAAATCGGCCAGCTACAGCAGGCACAGGCTGAAGAGCTGGTCGGCCGCGCTCTCGATGCCGGGATCAACTTTATTGATACCGCTGATGTTTACTCCGGTGGACGTTCGGAAGAGATCACCGGGCAGGCGTTAAAAAACCTGAAGGTGCCGCGTGAGAACGTGGTAGTGGCCACCAAAGTCTTCGGCGAAACCGGCACCGCAGGCGTCAATTCGCGCGGCAGTTCGCGCTTTCACATTATTCAGAGCGTGAAAGCGAGCCTCAAGCGCCTGCAACTCGATCATATCGATCTCTACCAGCTGCACGGGTTTGATCCGGCGACGCCGATGGAGGAGACGCTTTACGCCCTCGATACGCTGGTGCAGCACGGGCATGTGCGTTATATCGGCGTCTCCAACTGGGCGGCGTGGCAGATTGCCAAAGCGCTGGGCATCTCTGAGCGCCTGGGCCTCGCGCGTTTTGCTTCGCTACAGGCTTATTACACCATTGCTGGGCGCGATCTGGAGCGCGAGCTGGTGCCGATGATGCAGAGCGAAAATGTCGGGCTGATGGTCTGGAGCCCGCTGGCAGGCGGCCTGCTGAGCGGCAAATATAGCCGCGACGGCAAAGCCGAAGCGGGCGGTCGCCGGGTGGAGTTTGACTTCCCGCCGGTGAATAAAGATCGCGCCTTCGACTGCGTGGATGTGATGCGAACTATCGCCGACAGCAAAGGCGTTAGCGTGGCGCAAATCGCGCTGGCTTGGCTGCTGCATCAGCAGGCGGTGACCAGCGTGATTATCGGCGCGAAACGCCCGGAACAGCTGGATGATAACCTCGCCGCAACCACCGTGCAGTTGAGCGACGAGGAGCTTAAACAGCTTGATGCCGTCAGCGCGCTGCCAGGCGAATACCCCGGCTGGATGCTGGAGCGTCAGGGCGAGTATCGCCGTAATCAACTGAATCAGCAGTAA
- a CDS encoding glycoside hydrolase family 1 protein has product MSRTLPTGFLWGNSVSSMQTEGAWNEGGKGMSVYDIREASEFASDWKVATDSYHRYEEDFDLMQDLGMNCYRFQIAWSRVCPEGDGEFNQEGIDFYARFIDGLLARGIEPMVCLYHFDMPLALAEKYNGFVDRHVLDAFVRYGQKMIDCFGSKVKYWLTFNEQNIYHMPGAFQVGGYMQGEKTLRELYQIQHHVMMAHVLLTHYLHDTQPGKLMGGMLAHQLIYPATCKPRDIFCAMQYDEFLNQNLLRVYAGQGYSPAVMAVVEKEGFGDIYRDEDLAQIARVKNDFMAFSYYASKTLDSDAIGTDTPVNYYLHEGDKPNPYLEATEWGWQIDPLGFRAIITRYYNDWRLPVFPIENGIGVIEEWDGVNPIDDEYRIAYHRDHLQAMQDAMFEDGAQVIGYLGWGLIDILSSQGDMRKRYGVVYVNRDNHDLKDMRRVPKKSYRWLQRVIRSNGRDM; this is encoded by the coding sequence ATGAGCAGAACATTACCGACCGGTTTTTTATGGGGCAACTCTGTCTCCAGCATGCAGACCGAAGGGGCGTGGAATGAGGGCGGAAAAGGGATGTCGGTCTACGATATCCGCGAGGCCAGCGAATTTGCCTCCGACTGGAAAGTCGCCACCGACTCCTATCACCGTTACGAGGAAGATTTCGACCTGATGCAGGATCTGGGCATGAACTGCTACCGCTTTCAGATCGCCTGGAGCCGCGTCTGCCCTGAGGGCGATGGTGAATTCAATCAGGAGGGCATCGATTTTTACGCGCGCTTTATTGATGGTCTGCTGGCGCGCGGCATTGAGCCGATGGTCTGCCTCTACCATTTCGATATGCCGCTGGCGCTGGCGGAAAAGTATAACGGTTTTGTCGATCGCCACGTGCTGGACGCCTTTGTGCGCTACGGCCAGAAGATGATCGACTGCTTCGGCAGCAAGGTGAAGTACTGGCTCACCTTCAACGAGCAGAATATCTACCATATGCCCGGCGCGTTTCAGGTTGGCGGCTATATGCAGGGCGAGAAAACCCTGCGTGAGCTTTACCAGATCCAGCACCACGTGATGATGGCGCACGTGCTGCTGACGCACTATCTGCACGATACCCAGCCCGGCAAACTGATGGGCGGCATGCTGGCGCACCAGTTGATCTACCCGGCTACCTGCAAACCGCGCGATATCTTCTGTGCCATGCAGTATGACGAATTCCTCAATCAGAACCTGCTGCGCGTCTACGCCGGGCAGGGTTACAGCCCGGCGGTGATGGCGGTGGTGGAAAAAGAGGGCTTCGGCGATATCTACCGTGATGAGGATTTGGCGCAGATTGCGCGCGTTAAAAACGACTTTATGGCCTTTAGCTACTACGCCAGCAAAACGCTGGATAGTGACGCCATTGGCACGGATACGCCGGTCAACTACTACCTGCACGAAGGCGACAAGCCTAACCCTTACCTTGAAGCGACGGAGTGGGGCTGGCAGATCGATCCGCTCGGTTTTCGCGCCATCATTACCCGCTACTACAACGACTGGCGGCTGCCGGTCTTCCCGATTGAGAACGGCATCGGTGTGATTGAGGAGTGGGACGGCGTCAACCCGATTGATGATGAGTACCGTATTGCCTATCACCGCGATCACCTGCAGGCGATGCAGGATGCGATGTTTGAAGATGGCGCGCAGGTGATTGGCTATCTCGGCTGGGGGCTTATCGACATTCTCAGTTCCCAGGGCGATATGCGTAAACGCTACGGCGTGGTCTACGTCAACCGCGATAACCACGACCTGAAAGATATGCGACGCGTACCGAAAAAGAGCTACCGCTGGCTGCAACGGGTGATCCGTAGCAACGGGCGTGACATGTAA
- a CDS encoding PTS sugar transporter subunit IIC: protein MSETKITPKMQLFVDKFVEFSARLANQVHLRSLRDAFAAVMPIFILAGLAVLINNVIFPWVLEGETLARFKVWGEAVINGTLNIAALLIAPMTAWSLARNKNFGNPVSAVVIAIASFIIMMPMQLDVVPVGSKTTVSVVQMLSFANIGTTGIFAGVIIGLLSTELFIRVASVKRFSISLGDNVPSAVGQSFSALIPTIITLSLFAMVAALLANLLHTDLIHLITTLIQQPLRQINTSLPGTLFIYSFGNFLFTLGIHQTVVNGVILEPLLLINTNENMLAFANGQPIPHIINSIFVPTFGMIGGTGSTLSLLIAIFIFAKQQSAKQVARLAISPGLFNINEPVIFGLPIVFNLPLMIPFVLLPALGIWFAWFCTTMGWMARCVVMIPWTTPPILSAWLATAGDWRAVVVQLIIIIFGVFFYLPFLKIAERVALRNNGID from the coding sequence ATGTCTGAGACAAAAATCACGCCGAAAATGCAGTTATTCGTCGATAAGTTCGTGGAGTTCTCCGCCCGCCTGGCAAACCAGGTGCATCTGCGATCCCTGCGCGACGCGTTCGCGGCGGTGATGCCGATATTCATCCTTGCCGGGCTGGCGGTGTTGATCAATAACGTCATTTTCCCCTGGGTGCTGGAGGGCGAGACGCTGGCACGCTTTAAGGTGTGGGGCGAAGCGGTCATTAACGGCACGCTGAATATCGCGGCTCTGTTGATTGCGCCAATGACCGCCTGGTCGCTGGCGCGCAATAAGAACTTCGGGAACCCGGTCTCAGCGGTAGTCATTGCGATTGCCAGTTTTATCATCATGATGCCAATGCAGCTGGACGTGGTGCCGGTGGGGAGTAAAACGACGGTGAGCGTCGTGCAGATGCTGTCGTTTGCCAATATCGGCACCACCGGCATCTTTGCCGGGGTGATTATCGGCCTGCTCTCGACGGAGCTGTTTATCCGCGTTGCCAGCGTGAAGCGCTTCTCCATTTCTCTCGGCGACAATGTGCCGTCGGCGGTGGGGCAATCCTTCTCGGCGCTGATCCCGACGATCATTACCCTGTCGCTCTTCGCGATGGTGGCGGCACTGCTGGCGAACCTGCTGCATACGGATTTGATCCATCTCATCACCACCCTGATTCAGCAGCCGCTGCGCCAGATCAACACCAGCCTGCCGGGCACGCTGTTTATCTACAGCTTCGGCAATTTCCTCTTTACGCTCGGTATTCACCAGACGGTGGTCAACGGCGTGATCCTCGAACCGCTACTGCTGATTAACACCAATGAGAATATGCTCGCCTTTGCCAACGGCCAGCCGATCCCGCATATCATCAACAGTATTTTTGTTCCGACCTTTGGCATGATTGGCGGGACTGGCAGCACGCTCTCGCTGCTGATCGCTATCTTTATCTTCGCAAAGCAGCAGTCGGCAAAGCAGGTGGCGCGGCTGGCCATTTCGCCGGGGCTGTTTAATATCAATGAACCGGTGATTTTCGGCCTGCCGATTGTCTTTAACCTGCCGCTGATGATCCCCTTTGTGCTGCTGCCGGCGCTGGGTATCTGGTTTGCCTGGTTTTGCACCACGATGGGTTGGATGGCGCGCTGCGTGGTAATGATCCCGTGGACTACCCCGCCAATTTTAAGCGCCTGGCTGGCGACGGCGGGCGACTGGCGGGCGGTGGTGGTTCAGTTGATAATCATCATCTTTGGTGTATTCTTCTACCTGCCTTTCCTCAAAATTGCCGAGAGAGTGGCCTTAAGAAACAATGGGATAGACTAA
- a CDS encoding GntR family transcriptional regulator, producing the protein MAAKYITIAREIKRRILSQQYPASAPLPDQFALAAEFNTSRMTIQQAMRQLIVEGLVYTRQGQGTFIRKNFLQLSRWDLPGSDYFGATKTWENVGEVTSKIVRFDLRFASEKEQASLLVGPDEPVYDFVRLRLLEGEPVSLEFTLMPVNLVPGLNRSHLESSVFRYVQDDLALKIMGSYRIVRALKPCEEDKQYLNCDETDPVLEVEQVIYLEDGTPLEYAHCHYRYDHGGVIVVNHG; encoded by the coding sequence ATGGCGGCAAAATATATCACCATCGCGCGGGAAATTAAGCGGCGCATTCTTAGCCAGCAGTATCCTGCCAGCGCGCCGCTGCCGGACCAGTTCGCGCTGGCGGCAGAGTTTAATACCAGCCGCATGACCATCCAGCAGGCGATGCGTCAGCTGATTGTTGAGGGGCTGGTCTATACCCGCCAGGGGCAGGGCACCTTTATCCGCAAAAATTTCCTTCAGCTGTCGCGCTGGGATCTGCCGGGCAGCGACTATTTTGGTGCCACCAAAACCTGGGAGAACGTTGGCGAAGTGACGAGCAAGATCGTGCGCTTCGATCTGCGTTTTGCCAGCGAAAAGGAGCAGGCTTCGCTGCTGGTGGGGCCGGATGAGCCGGTGTATGACTTTGTACGCCTGCGTCTGCTGGAGGGCGAACCGGTGTCGCTGGAGTTCACACTGATGCCGGTAAACCTGGTGCCGGGGCTCAATCGCAGCCATCTCGAAAGCTCGGTGTTTCGCTATGTGCAGGACGATCTGGCGCTAAAAATTATGGGGTCGTACCGCATTGTTCGCGCGCTGAAGCCGTGCGAGGAAGATAAGCAGTACCTCAATTGTGACGAGACCGATCCGGTGCTGGAGGTGGAGCAGGTTATCTACCTGGAGGATGGCACGCCGCTGGAGTATGCCCATTGCCATTACCGCTACGATCACGGCGGGGTGATTGTGGTTAACCACGGATAA